The sequence ATGTCCAGCGCGGACAGGTACTGGCCGAGGATCATCGGCGGTCCGGCGGGCAGGTCCCGCGTCTCCTCCCCGCTCGCGCCGCTCTGCGCGATCACGTCGAGGAAGGCCCGGTCCGGAAGGGTCTCGGCGGGCACGCCGTACTCCGACAGCAGCAGCGGGGACAGGCCCGGGACGAGGTCGAGGTGGAGCAGGCGGGTGATCCGGCCGGAGATCTCCGCCGGGAGCGGGTCGCGGGTGGGACCGTAGCTCATCAGGCCGTCGGAGTAGACCGTGATCGGGCAGTCCTTGACCAGACCGGCGAGGGTCCGCGCGGGCGGGACCGCGATGGACTCCAGGATCAGCTCGTCGGGGCCGCCGTCGAGGGAGAGGTGGGACAGCAGCAGTCGGCCCAGCATCGGGACCTCGATGATCCGGGCCTTCCAGTCCGACGGGTGCAGCGGGGCCACGACGTCGTTCCACGACCGGACCTCGTCGAAGCGCGGGCGCAGCGCGGCGAAGCCGGGGACCTGGTCCAGGGACGGGGTGATCTCCGGGATGGCCGCGTTGTTGGAGACCAGCAGGATCCGGCGGCCGTCGCGCGGTCCGAAGCGGCCGTCGTCGATCGCCGCCGCCAGCGTCATCGCGCCGAACAGGGTCGAGGCGTAGAAAAGCTGCGTCATCGGGCCTCCAACAGCCGCCGCAGGATCTGGTCGCGTGCCGGGTCCAGGCGAGTTTCGGCGAGCAGGCCCCCGGGCAGCCGCCGCAGGGCTTCGGCGCCGCGCCGCTCGAAGCGGGTGCGGAGCTCGGGGGAGAAGCGGTCGGCCAGCTCCAGGTGGTGGGCCAGCAGGGCGCAGAAGGTGCGCGCCGCCTTGGGCGCGAACTCCTCTTCCAGATCGGCGAAGACGAGGTCGAAGGCGTCGAAGAAGTGCAGCTGCCGGGCGTCGCCGATCCGGGTCAGCGAGCCGGACACCATCCGCCGGTAGAAGAGCCCGGCCAGCGAGACCACTCCGAACGAGCTCGCCTGACGGTGCAGCCGCCAGATCCACGGCCGGTCCTCGGCGGTGTGCAGGTGCCCGGGGAAGTTCAGCAGGTCGCCGAGGTCGCGGCGGTAGATCCCGGCCCAGGCGTAGGGGTAGTCGACCATGGTCCTGACCTCGGCGGGCAGGATGTGGTCGCGCGGCTTGAGCACCACCTCGCGGGGGGCCGGCGGCGCCCGGTGGATCACCCGCCTGCGGCCCTCCACCTGGACGTGGTCCACCCGGACGAAGTCGCAGCCGAGCCGTTCGATCGCCCCGACCAGGTCGGTGAGGTAGCCGGGCGCCAGCCAGTCGTCGCCGTCCATGAAGGTCAGGTAGCGGCCCGAGGCCAGCGACACCCCGAGGTTGCGGGCGTCGGCCAGCCCCACCGGCCGCTCGTTGCGCAGGACGACCAGGCCGGGCAGGTCCTCGCGGAAGTCCTCGATGATCTGCCCGGTCGCGTCCGTCGATCCGTCGTCCACCACGATGAACTCGAAGTCCCTGTGCGCGTTCCTGACGAGCGAGGTCAGCGCGTCGGAGATGTAGAGCTCGGCGTCCCGCACCGGGACGACGACGGACAGCTTGATCAAGTTTCCTTTTCCCATTCAGAGTCCGGTCCTCGGCGAGGACCCGCGTAGCCGCCTCCCGGGGCGGGTCACACGGTGACGCGGCGCAGGCGGGACTTGGGGGCCTCCTCGCCGGGGAAGACCCGCTTGACGCCGTCGCCGAGCGCGGTCTCGATGATGCGGATGTCGCGGACCAGGTGCTCCAGGCCGGCCGGCTCCAGCGAGGCGGCGTGGTCGGAGCCCCACATGGTGCGGTCCAGCGTGATGTGCCGCTCCACGGTCACCGCGCCGAGGGTCACCGCGGCGAGCGAGATCTGCAGGCCGCGCTCGTGGCCGGAGTAGCCGACCGGCACGCCGTACCGCTCCTGGAGGGTGACGATCGTGCGGAGGTTGGCCTCCTCCGGGGGCAGCGGGTAGGTGGAGGTGGCGTGCATCAGCACCAGCCTGGAGGTGCCGAGGATCTCCACCGCCCGGTCGATCTCCTCCAGCGTGGACATGCCGGTGGACAGGATGAGCGGCTTGCCGGTGGCGGCGAGCGCGCGGAGCAGCTCCAGGTCGGTCACGCTGGCCGAGGCGATCTTGTGCGTGACCACGTCCATGGACTCCAGGAAGTCCACCGACGGCACGTCCCACGGCGAGGCGAACCAGTGCAGGCCCCGCTCCCGGCAGTGGGCGGCGATCTCGGTGTACTCGTCCAGGCCGAACTCGGTCCTGAGCTTGTACTCCATGTAGGTCATCTCGCCCCACGGCGTCTGCCGGATCTGGTCGCGCTGCTCCAGCGGCACGCAGATCTCCGGCGTGCGCTTCTGGAACTTGACCGCCTGGCAGCCCGCCTCGGCCGCCACGTCGATGAGCCTGCGCGCGATGTCCAGGTCGCCGTTGTGGTTGATGCCGATCTCGCCGATCACGTAGACCGGCCGGCCGGCGCCGACCAGCGCGTCGCCGATCTGGACCGGCCTGGCGACCGGGGTGAGCCGCAGCTCGGCGCGGGGCGCGGGGGCGGGCACGGCCTCGGTCGCCGGGCGGGCCGCGAGGACCCGGTCGCACAGCTCCCGTACGGCTCCCGCCCCGCCGGGCCTGGTGAGCACGGTCCGGGCGGCGGCGCGGACCCGGGGGTGGGCGTCGGGGACCGTGACGGGCCAGCCGACGTCGCTCATCGGGCCCAGGTCGTTGACGTCGTTGCCGATGTAGGCGACGCGGGCCGGGTCCAGCCCCTCGATGGCCAGCCAGTCGCGCAGCACGGTCCGCTTGTCGGTCAGGCCCTGCAGGACCGGCACGCCCAGCTTGCGGGCGCGGGCCGCGACCACCGGGTTGTGCTCGGTGGACATGATCATCAGCTTGACGCCGGACCGGCGCAGCAGCGCGATGCCCATGCCGTCGGAGCGGCTGACCGCGACCATCTCGCGGCCGTCCTGGTCGACGTAGGCGCGGTCGTCGGTGTGCACGCCGTCGAAGTCGGTGATCACGGCGTCCACGTCGATCGGCTCGGGCTGGTCCACGAACGGCGCCAGCGCCCGGACGATCTCCAGGTCCTCGGCGGTGTCCACCTCGATGGCGTGCCGCGACGGCACCGCCTGGACGGCGACGGCGCCGAAGAAGCGGTGGCCGTGCTCGCGCAGGCCCTCGGTGCGCATCACGTAGAACGCGCCGGTCTCCCGGAAGTGGGGCTCGCGGTCCTGACGGCGCGGCCGGAAGGACGGGTCGTGGTTGACGCCCGCGCCGGCGGCGCTCCAGAGGAACTCGTGCGTCTCCAGGCCGGAGAACACCACGTCGGCGGTGCCGTCGAGGACCTTGACGATGGCGGTGTCCAGGTCGGCGGGGTCGATGAAGGCGCTGGTGCACTGGACCAGGACGACCACGTCGGGGGTCTCGGGCAGGTGGTCGAGCACGTGCAGCACGGCCGACTCGCTGGAGGCGGTCGCGTCGCTCAGCTCCTCAGGCCGGTCGATCACGGTCGCCCCGGCCTCGCGGGCCACGGCGGCGATCTCCGCGTGGTCGGTGCTGACCGCCACCTCGTCGATCAGCTCGGCCCGCACGCAGGCCCTCACCGCGCGGGCGACCAGGGGTGTGCCGCCCACCGCGGCCAGGTTCTTCAGCGGGACGCCCACCGAACCTCCACGGGCGGGGACAACGGCCAGGACTCGCAAGGTGGCTCCTCATGACATACGACAAACGCCCCTGAACTGGGGTGTTTTAGGAACGCTAGTCACGAGGGTGGCCGGACAGGGGTGCCTGAGCTGAACGTCCAGAGTCGCCCGCCTTAACTTTCCGGGCGAGGTGGGAGCTCCAACACGGAAGGCGCCGCGGACGGCGTCAGTGCCGTCCGCGGCGCCCGTCATCCGGCGCGGTCCCTACTCGGCGAAGTGGCCCCGCGTGTCGTCGGAGACCTTCTTGGCCCTGTCCTTGGCCTTGTCCGCCGCCTCCTTCGCCTTACCCTTGGCACGGTCGGCCCGGCCCTTGTTGGCCAGGCTGTCGTTGTCGACCGCCTCCCCCGCGGTCTCCTTGACCTTGCCCTTGATCTGGTCGAAGTTCGTCATCTTGCTCCCCCGTAGTTCAGGACCGATTGGTTATTTCCTCTCATAGCCAGATGTGAGGTCACTAACCGTCACTTAGCTAACTTTAAGTGACAAAATACGCCTTCATGGTGACGGAGTGCGACGGGGCGTCAGGCTGTCACGCCGATGGAGCCCATGAGCATCGGGAGCGCGCGTTCCAGGCCGCGCTGCCAGTACGGCCAGCTGTGCGTGCCGGGGCCGTAGAAGTCGACCGCCACCTCGACGCCGTCCGCCCTGGCCCGCTCGGCGAAGGTGGCGGCCTGGCGGAGCAGGGACGCCTCCCCCTCGTCCGGGGAGGCCGCGGGGGAGTCCAGCGGGCCGGGGGAGCCGTCCCCGCAGGAGACGAAGAGCCGCACCCCGCGCAGCCTCCCGGTGAGGTCGGCCGGGTTGTGCGCGGCCCACTCCGGATCGTGCGGGGCGCCCCAGAGCTTCCCGGAGTCCTCGCCGCTCCGGCCGAGCAGCCAGTCGACGCCGCCGTTGCCGTCGCGGGTGTGCAGCACGCCCGAGAAGGAGGCGGCGGCCTGGAACATGCCCGGATGGCGGGCTGCGTAGGACATCGCGCCGAACCCGCCCATGGACAGTCCGGCCACCGCGCGGCGGTCCCCGGCGCCGTAGTCGCGCTCCAGGATCCGGCGGACCTCGGTCAGGTGGAAGCTCTCCCAGCCGGGCCCCTCGCGCCAGTCGGAGTAGAAGCCGACCTCGCCGCCCTCGGGCACGACCACGATCGCCGGGTAGCGCGAGGTGAGCCTGGCGGCCTCCCCCCGGGTCACCCAGGCGTCGTACTCGGACTGGCAGCAGCCGTTCAGCAGGTACAGTACCGGCCACGGCCCCGAGCCCGGCCGCCAGCCCTCGGGCAGCAGCACGCGGACCATGCCCTCGCGGCCGAGCGCGGCGGAGGAGATCGTGAGCACGTGGTCGCGCTCGCCCAGCCGTTCGACCGCGACGCCCGGCGACCCGCCGCGGCCCTCACCCCCGGGCAGGTCGCCGGAGGATCCGGACGAGAAGGGTGTCAGCAGCGCGACAAGCACGGCCGTCACCGCCGCTCCGGCCAGCAGGAGCACTCCCAGGCGTACGGCTGTGCGCTTCACACGCTCAATCCTGGCGTTTCATCGGTTCCCCGTGAAGCCCGTCGGCGGGATCCCCGGGATCGGCGCGGGCCGAATCCCCGGGATCGGCGGGCCCTCGCCCTCGGGGCCGGGTTCCGCTGCGAGGTGGCGCAGGAACCACTCCTGGGCCAGCCGGGAGACCTGCTCCAGCGCCCCGGGCTCCTCGAAGAGGTGCGAGGCGCCCGGGACCGTCT comes from Streptosporangium roseum DSM 43021 and encodes:
- a CDS encoding alpha-2,8-polysialyltransferase family protein, which translates into the protein MTQLFYASTLFGAMTLAAAIDDGRFGPRDGRRILLVSNNAAIPEITPSLDQVPGFAALRPRFDEVRSWNDVVAPLHPSDWKARIIEVPMLGRLLLSHLSLDGGPDELILESIAVPPARTLAGLVKDCPITVYSDGLMSYGPTRDPLPAEISGRITRLLHLDLVPGLSPLLLSEYGVPAETLPDRAFLDVIAQSGASGEETRDLPAGPPMILGQYLSALDIVTPEEEAGLHADMLRGLVARGFDTVLFKPHPAAGRRHAQRLRETAGELGVRLAVAGEGVPAESCFAALRPALVAGCFSTALITAGRHFGLPVATMGGELVLERLSPYENSNRVPATITDALLPRLSADGSLEEPPPVDLQALVRAVGYCMRSETYPGLREPAAAYLDAHGPARYFKRQRLAALELSPAPSAQQPGALGRLRHRLSRALS
- a CDS encoding glycosyltransferase family 2 protein, whose product is MIKLSVVVPVRDAELYISDALTSLVRNAHRDFEFIVVDDGSTDATGQIIEDFREDLPGLVVLRNERPVGLADARNLGVSLASGRYLTFMDGDDWLAPGYLTDLVGAIERLGCDFVRVDHVQVEGRRRVIHRAPPAPREVVLKPRDHILPAEVRTMVDYPYAWAGIYRRDLGDLLNFPGHLHTAEDRPWIWRLHRQASSFGVVSLAGLFYRRMVSGSLTRIGDARQLHFFDAFDLVFADLEEEFAPKAARTFCALLAHHLELADRFSPELRTRFERRGAEALRRLPGGLLAETRLDPARDQILRRLLEAR
- a CDS encoding N-acetylneuraminate synthase family protein yields the protein MRVLAVVPARGGSVGVPLKNLAAVGGTPLVARAVRACVRAELIDEVAVSTDHAEIAAVAREAGATVIDRPEELSDATASSESAVLHVLDHLPETPDVVVLVQCTSAFIDPADLDTAIVKVLDGTADVVFSGLETHEFLWSAAGAGVNHDPSFRPRRQDREPHFRETGAFYVMRTEGLREHGHRFFGAVAVQAVPSRHAIEVDTAEDLEIVRALAPFVDQPEPIDVDAVITDFDGVHTDDRAYVDQDGREMVAVSRSDGMGIALLRRSGVKLMIMSTEHNPVVAARARKLGVPVLQGLTDKRTVLRDWLAIEGLDPARVAYIGNDVNDLGPMSDVGWPVTVPDAHPRVRAAARTVLTRPGGAGAVRELCDRVLAARPATEAVPAPAPRAELRLTPVARPVQIGDALVGAGRPVYVIGEIGINHNGDLDIARRLIDVAAEAGCQAVKFQKRTPEICVPLEQRDQIRQTPWGEMTYMEYKLRTEFGLDEYTEIAAHCRERGLHWFASPWDVPSVDFLESMDVVTHKIASASVTDLELLRALAATGKPLILSTGMSTLEEIDRAVEILGTSRLVLMHATSTYPLPPEEANLRTIVTLQERYGVPVGYSGHERGLQISLAAVTLGAVTVERHITLDRTMWGSDHAASLEPAGLEHLVRDIRIIETALGDGVKRVFPGEEAPKSRLRRVTV
- a CDS encoding CsbD family protein, coding for MTNFDQIKGKVKETAGEAVDNDSLANKGRADRAKGKAKEAADKAKDRAKKVSDDTRGHFAE
- a CDS encoding alpha/beta hydrolase, whose translation is MKRTAVRLGVLLLAGAAVTAVLVALLTPFSSGSSGDLPGGEGRGGSPGVAVERLGERDHVLTISSAALGREGMVRVLLPEGWRPGSGPWPVLYLLNGCCQSEYDAWVTRGEAARLTSRYPAIVVVPEGGEVGFYSDWREGPGWESFHLTEVRRILERDYGAGDRRAVAGLSMGGFGAMSYAARHPGMFQAAASFSGVLHTRDGNGGVDWLLGRSGEDSGKLWGAPHDPEWAAHNPADLTGRLRGVRLFVSCGDGSPGPLDSPAASPDEGEASLLRQAATFAERARADGVEVAVDFYGPGTHSWPYWQRGLERALPMLMGSIGVTA